In a genomic window of Brettanomyces nanus chromosome 1, complete sequence:
- a CDS encoding uncharacterized protein (BUSCO:EOG09342R2S), producing MVFSHHSHSGQYVSHAVNTLDEVVSRAKEMNFRTFCLTEHCPRYSRDLLYPEESEISLEGLSATFDRYVTHAKKIQRQVNSDKTNRLKILVGFESEGGIDSSHLEKYQELRAKYHMDIVLGSVHYIDRIPIDFDRENWLRAKSHYKSFHDFFLAYFNCQYEVISKLKPEVVSHFDLIRLFQDEDNDTCEITGKPLKDINLAKDWPQVWYSIGRNIELINQQGALIELNSAAIRKGWNSPYPKRDIVQYALSKGARFCLSDDSHGIKQVGLNYHKVLSYIVSLGSQIEYIYFWDLDDSGASFVNKETVADLSKDSFWKINYPNLPGV from the coding sequence CTCACTCGGGACAGTATGTATCTCACGCAGTCAACACGTTGGATGAGGTGGTTTCTCGTGCGAAGGAGATGAACTTTCGCACTTTCTGTCTCACTGAGCATTGTCCGCGATATTCCCGAGACTTGTTATATCCGGAAGAATCTGAGATCTCTTTAGAAGGACTTTCTGCTACATTCGATCGATATGTTACTCATGcgaagaagattcaaagacAGGTCAACTCGGATAAGACCAATAGGTTGAAGATCTTGGTGGGATTTGAAAGTGAAGGAGGAATTGACAGTTCACATCTTGAGAAGTATCAGGAATTGCGTGCTAAGTATCATATGGATATTGTGCTAGGGTCTGTGCACTACATCGATAGAATTCCGATCGATTTTGATCGAGAAAACTGGCTTCGGGCCAAATCACACTACAAATCTTTCCACGATTTCTTTTTGGCATACTTCAATTGCCAATACGAAGTTatttcaaagttgaagccCGAGGTGGTTTCACATTTTGACCTTATCAGActttttcaagatgaagataacgATACCTGCGAGATTACAGGTAAGCCGCTAAAGGATATTAATCTTGCCAAAGATTGGCCACAGGTTTGGTACTCCATTGGCAGAAATATTGAGCTGATTAACCAACAAGGTGCACTTATTGAGCTTAATTCAGCCGCTATCAGAAAAGGCTGGAACTCGCCGTACCCTAAACGAGATATAGTACAATATGCGCTATCTAAGGGTGCTAGATTCTGCTTGAGTGACGATTCTCATGGTATCAAGCAGGTAGGCTTGAATTACCATAAAGTACTTAGCTACATTGTAAGTTTAGGTTCACAGATCGAGTATATATACTTTTGGGATTTGGATGATTCAGGTGCATCCTTCGTCAATAAGGAAACCGTTGCGGATCTTTCTAAAGattctttttggaaaataAACTATCCAAACCTTCCCGGAGTTTAA